The Actinomadura sp. WMMB 499 genome includes a window with the following:
- a CDS encoding response regulator transcription factor, with the protein MRPIRVLIVDDHTLFAEALAARLGREPDLVILPIASDARRALALTATERPQVVVLDMTLGAESGLDVLDRLRESEPDVRVVVLTAMSELDVLVQAVRRGAVGWLSKTESAELVARVIRSAARKGGWIPPELLGEVLRRLTADGDEERLPELTPREREVLQCMVDGLGRAEIAERLGLSANTVRTHTQNLLAKLGMHSALEAITLAMRAGMRPRD; encoded by the coding sequence ATGCGACCCATCCGCGTCCTCATCGTGGACGACCACACGCTGTTCGCCGAGGCCCTCGCCGCCCGGCTGGGCCGGGAGCCCGACCTGGTGATCCTGCCGATCGCGTCCGACGCGCGGCGGGCGCTGGCGCTCACCGCGACGGAACGTCCGCAGGTCGTGGTGCTCGACATGACGCTCGGCGCGGAGAGCGGCCTGGACGTGCTGGACCGGCTGCGGGAGTCGGAGCCGGACGTGCGGGTGGTGGTGCTGACGGCGATGAGCGAGCTGGACGTGCTGGTGCAGGCGGTGCGGCGGGGCGCGGTGGGGTGGCTGTCGAAGACCGAGAGCGCGGAGCTGGTGGCGCGGGTGATCCGGTCGGCGGCGCGGAAGGGCGGGTGGATCCCGCCGGAGCTGCTGGGCGAGGTGCTGCGCCGGCTGACGGCCGACGGCGACGAGGAGCGGCTGCCGGAGCTGACGCCGCGGGAGCGGGAGGTCCTGCAGTGCATGGTGGACGGCCTGGGCCGCGCGGAGATCGCGGAGCGGCTGGGGCTGTCGGCCAACACGGTGCGGACGCACACGCAGAATCTGCTGGCCAAGCTCGGGATGCATTCGGCGCTGGAGGCGATCACGCTCGCGATGCGGGCGGGGATGCGGCCGCGGGACTGA
- the galE gene encoding UDP-glucose 4-epimerase GalE, with protein sequence MKVLITGGAGFIGSTIASVFAEHGVTPVVLDSLVTGRPEFTEGKIFYQGDIGDGDLIDTIFRDHADIIATVHCAALIVVPDSMRDPQRYYRVNLAKTLDLAGHLVRNGADRMIFASTAGMYRPEPDLSVAETSALEPQNPYTRSKMMAELLLQDLCRAHRLRVISLRYLNPIGADPQLRSGLQSSKPTHALGKMIECYEQDAPFQITGVDWDTRDGTAIRDYIHVWDIARAFHEAATRFDSVIPPLSDHPGYEVINLGTGDGTTVRELVTAFREVVGDAFRAEDAPARPGDVVGAFVRPDKAWDLLRWKPEYTIEDAIRHSLKWSEHRRALAGS encoded by the coding sequence ATGAAAGTCCTGATCACCGGGGGAGCCGGCTTCATCGGCAGCACCATCGCGTCCGTCTTCGCCGAGCACGGCGTGACGCCCGTGGTGCTCGACAGCCTCGTCACGGGCCGGCCCGAGTTCACCGAGGGAAAGATCTTCTACCAGGGCGACATCGGCGACGGCGACCTGATCGACACGATCTTCCGCGACCACGCCGACATCATCGCCACCGTGCACTGCGCGGCGCTCATCGTCGTCCCCGACTCCATGCGGGACCCGCAGCGCTACTACCGCGTCAACCTCGCCAAGACCCTCGACCTCGCGGGCCACCTCGTCCGCAACGGCGCCGACCGGATGATCTTCGCGTCGACCGCCGGGATGTACCGCCCCGAACCCGACCTGTCGGTCGCCGAGACCTCGGCCCTCGAACCCCAGAACCCCTACACCCGCTCCAAGATGATGGCCGAACTGCTCCTGCAGGACCTCTGCCGGGCCCACCGCCTCCGCGTCATCTCGCTGCGCTACCTCAACCCCATCGGCGCCGACCCCCAGCTGCGCTCCGGCCTGCAGAGCAGCAAGCCCACGCACGCCCTCGGCAAGATGATCGAGTGCTACGAGCAGGACGCCCCGTTCCAGATCACGGGCGTCGACTGGGACACCCGCGACGGCACCGCCATCCGCGACTACATCCACGTGTGGGACATCGCCCGCGCCTTCCACGAGGCCGCGACCCGCTTCGACTCGGTCATCCCGCCCCTGTCCGACCACCCCGGCTACGAGGTGATCAACCTCGGCACCGGCGACGGCACGACCGTCCGCGAACTCGTCACCGCCTTCCGCGAGGTCGTCGGTGACGCCTTCCGGGCCGAGGACGCGCCCGCCCGACCGGGCGACGTCGTCGGCGCGTTCGTCCGTCCGGACAAAGCCTGGGACCTGCTCCGCTGGAAGCCCGAGTACACGATCGAGGACGCCATCCGGCACTCCCTCAAGTGGTCCGAACACCGCCGCGCCCTCGCCGGTTCGTGA
- a CDS encoding DUF6518 family protein: protein MFRVFVALPIGGAFGAATSLLNALSSPYTAVGGAFADTVAGPVLQVVSRLLGVGWAWAALAVAVGCLARRPVHGALAGAAALLAATAAYYVLDPVLRQEPFGMHAGALLFWGIAAAVAGPPLGALGSRIGRPGPVGLLAGLVVPAGAALEMLVFRGPHPLVPLSAAEQVARWTVLAGAAAVALVVVVRRFAKL from the coding sequence ATGTTCAGAGTGTTCGTCGCCCTGCCGATCGGGGGTGCGTTCGGGGCCGCGACGTCGCTGCTCAACGCCTTGTCGAGCCCCTACACCGCCGTCGGCGGGGCGTTCGCCGACACGGTCGCCGGGCCGGTGTTGCAGGTCGTCAGCCGGCTGCTGGGTGTGGGCTGGGCTTGGGCGGCGCTCGCGGTGGCCGTCGGCTGCCTCGCGCGCCGACCCGTCCACGGGGCGCTCGCCGGAGCGGCGGCACTCCTCGCGGCCACGGCGGCGTACTACGTGCTCGATCCGGTGCTTCGCCAGGAGCCGTTCGGCATGCACGCGGGCGCGCTGCTGTTCTGGGGCATCGCCGCCGCCGTAGCCGGGCCTCCACTCGGCGCGCTCGGGAGCCGGATCGGACGGCCCGGGCCCGTCGGGCTGCTCGCGGGGCTCGTCGTTCCCGCGGGTGCGGCCCTGGAGATGCTCGTGTTCCGCGGGCCGCACCCGCTCGTCCCGCTGTCGGCCGCGGAGCAGGTCGCCCGGTGGACCGTGCTGGCCGGTGCCGCGGCGGTCGCCCTGGTCGTGGTCGTCCGGCGGTTCGCGAAGTTGTGA
- a CDS encoding methyltransferase domain-containing protein, with the protein MTDDLDGWRARAGDLADRLVRQGAITDPVWREVVASVPRHAFVPAFYDDASGLVGAGDPRWLDAVYNDDTLVTQRMEHPEQPGFAWSTSSTTRPSLMLRMLELLDVSGGMTVLEVGTGTGYNAALLCERVSSGNVTSIDIDPALVDAARGRLADAGYRPHLAACDGALGCPGRAPFDRVIATVAFERVPWAWIEQVRPGGVVLADVRPRGMTWAGALARLTVDGDGTASGPLVDCTWGFMSARTGVERPGIPEVVHIDATSVRSRTSEVGAGALHTPGLSLLVWHRLPGVNAFPGEDGTQITAPDGSWAKVSTRVPARVEYGGPSDVWTDVEAAHAWWIEHGRPGVGAFGLTVEPDGQRLGRRTSEGTEPVGDLG; encoded by the coding sequence ATGACCGACGATCTCGATGGTTGGCGGGCCCGCGCGGGTGATCTTGCCGATCGGCTCGTCAGGCAGGGTGCCATCACCGACCCCGTGTGGCGTGAGGTCGTCGCGTCGGTGCCCCGGCACGCGTTCGTCCCCGCGTTCTACGACGACGCGTCCGGGCTCGTCGGCGCCGGTGATCCTCGGTGGCTCGACGCGGTCTACAACGATGACACGCTGGTGACGCAGCGCATGGAGCATCCGGAGCAGCCCGGGTTCGCGTGGTCCACGAGTTCGACCACACGGCCGAGTCTGATGCTCCGGATGCTGGAGCTTCTCGACGTCTCCGGCGGCATGACCGTCCTCGAAGTCGGCACGGGAACCGGGTACAACGCGGCGTTGCTGTGCGAGCGGGTCAGCTCGGGGAACGTCACGTCGATCGACATCGATCCGGCGCTGGTGGATGCCGCGCGCGGGCGGCTCGCCGATGCGGGATACCGGCCTCACCTCGCGGCGTGTGATGGGGCGCTCGGGTGTCCGGGGCGGGCTCCGTTCGATCGGGTCATCGCGACCGTCGCGTTCGAGCGCGTCCCGTGGGCCTGGATCGAGCAGGTTCGTCCGGGCGGGGTCGTCCTCGCCGACGTCCGTCCACGGGGCATGACCTGGGCGGGCGCGCTGGCCCGGCTCACCGTGGACGGGGACGGCACGGCGAGCGGGCCGCTCGTCGACTGCACCTGGGGGTTCATGTCGGCCCGGACCGGCGTCGAGCGGCCGGGCATTCCGGAGGTGGTCCACATCGACGCGACGTCCGTGCGGAGCCGGACGAGCGAGGTCGGTGCGGGCGCGCTGCACACGCCGGGGCTGTCGCTGCTGGTCTGGCACCGGCTACCGGGCGTCAACGCCTTCCCCGGTGAGGACGGTACGCAGATCACCGCGCCGGACGGCTCGTGGGCGAAGGTGTCGACGCGCGTCCCGGCACGCGTCGAGTACGGCGGGCCCTCGGACGTCTGGACGGACGTCGAGGCGGCCCACGCCTGGTGGATCGAGCACGGACGGCCCGGTGTCGGGGCGTTCGGGCTCACCGTCGAGCCGGACGGGCAGCGGCTCGGGCGGCGGACGTCCGAGGGAACGGAACCGGTCGGGGATTTGGGATAG